CCAATACGCATGAGAGGAGAAAGCACAAAAAGGAGGAAAGCTACTGAAATAGGCAGAAAAGATGTACGGTAGCCGTAGGCCTTCGCATGGAGGAAAACATATATGTACAAGTCCCAGGCGCATTTTCAAACTATTATCATCTGGTTAACATCGAGGTGATAGACCATGCAATCATCTGACAAAATCAGGCTCATTTCATCCGTTGCAACTCCTCCAGCACCATTGTAACTGTTAAGAAACAAAGGGCATTGACCCCAGCCTTTACTCATTTAACCGAAGAAATAGCATCATGTAGCACAAGATATGCAGGTGGACTTAGCTGTTCAACGGGATGAATCGGGTTGAGGGGTTTTCTTCAACAGCGAGTTTCCTCAGAACCAGGATTAGACCCTGGTTGAGGAGCAAACTGGTGAACCAGTTCAACATCTTGTTAATTTCTGAAAAAGCGACCTGATTGCTGGCAGCTGGTTTTAAACCCATGCCCTCTAAGGAAAGAGAGCAAAAGCTCCACACCACTCAACAAGTGAATTATCcttttgattttataaaattgtaTCTGTCAGGtttcattctattttttttatatatctaaATTCAGTTTCTGAAAGAGTAAAACGCAAGTAAGAAAATACAAACCTAGGGCTCATGTCAACCATCCTCCTTGAGGTCGAGCTCTGCACCTAATATTGGCAAATTTAatacaaaaattcatgaaaagctTGATTAGTGATTGGTCGAACCGGGGACAGGGATCAACTCAATGGACCACATCTAACAGAAGACCCGTAGAAGGATGAACAAATGGACATTTTCTCATCTTTgacaattggaaaaaaaagcaGTAAGATTACACGAAACAACtcacattttcattttactgTGGTCACAATAGCAACTAAACAAATGGATGAAACGCATCGCACATCCCTGGGTTCCTTATGCACCAAAGTGGCTGAATGGGCTCTGCACCAATCCCTCTGCTGACCATTCTACTCCTCCATTCATTCAAACGATCAGTTGCTTCAGCGTATCTCTTCATCCCATTCTTGTCCCGGTTCCCTGACCACATGCTTTCTGCCACTGCTGAAGCTCTAGGCCAGATACGTGCATCTAGAACAGTTGGGTCCGCCTGCTCTGACCAGAGTGCAACCTCTCCACCAAGCACCAGTGTTGCTTCCTCCTCAGTTAAACCGTATGTTATATCATAATTGTATATAGTTTGCCATGTTTTGAAAGGTCCACACCATGAACCACCATTCCCCTGATTACTTCCTGGCGGCTGGTCATATTGACTATCATTTCCAAGAAAGTCACCATGCCCACAGTCCAAGTAGTAGAAATCTGATGATGACACAATCGCTCGGTATCCAGATGAGACGATCTTTTTTGTGTTATTGGGACCATTATTCCATGTCTGCAAGATGGTGTGCTCTGGGGGAAGAAGTGATTTATCCACCTTGATAATCGGATCTAACAAGACATCTTCCCAGTAGACAGCAGTCCTATTAAGAGACAAAATATAAGGTAAGGTGGAGTTCACAAATGTCTCAAGTAGCTGACTCAAAGTGCCACCACTCGACAGGAATGCCTGAATTGTTGGATCGGCTTTCCAACAGCCAGGTATGATCTCATCAGCTCCAGCATGGTAGAATTGATCTGGGAATAATGTCACCACATCACGAATGACATTCTTGAGAACTTGATAGGTCTTTGGGTTCAATGGGTTAAGATGACCCGTTCCAGGTTCTGATGCTAGCCGATCTGCCCATTCACTTCCTTCTGGCCACCAAAACATGTTTGCACAGGATACAATTTCTGGATAAGCTTCAGCCCACGATCCTGTATGACCTGATGACCAGTAGAAAAATGCCCGGAACAGAATCAGACAGATACTGTGCTACATTTGGAAATGGTACAAATCTTTCGTAAAtcttgaaaaaaatgaatttcaccAAGAAGTTGATGCTCATATTGACTATTGATTATTCCTCAAACAATAACAATGATCAGATGACTACAATCGAAATGCTCCCCATTTAAGCTAATTGCTAGTGATTGTTTACATAAAAGCATGTAATATGAAGATCCCACCTTTCCCCCCTGTTTCGCTTTCTTTTTCAGCGATATGCTGAGTTTTCTTGTTCCTCCAGTGAGGGCACTCTTAGTATCAAAACACAAGAATTCTCACTcgatgtttaattttttttttgttcagacAAAACTGATCTAATGCATGTCTTCAGCCCTAAGTTTCTAGTGCAGTAATTAGTACAACCAATTCTACATATTTGACATCCTTCTCTTCTTGCATAcacaagtgtcaaaatttgatttctAGCCACTAGTTCAGTTTTAAGGTCCACATTTCTCATTCGGTCAAACTCCCACTTAACAAGTTTCTCTCAGAATCCTTTAGTAGTTAAATAAGGCTATTAGGCGAAGTCTTTGGTTCATTGAAGTAAGAATATTATCAGATCGGCATTAGACATAAGTAGATAAAGGTTAAAAACCAACTTTCTGATTCATCATCCTGTCTCAATGCATATCTACTTGcgttttaataatttcttgacTCCTGACACCTCCATTGTGCTATACATCTGCATTATTGTTTTCCTCACTTCCCCCCTTCGATCTTTAAAGTGGAAATGGGTACGCAAGAAATGATCTGAGTCACGAGGTCTCTGTGTGACAAATTATATAAGGTTTATGACTTCAATATTGAGACATCATCCAGAACTGTTTAGTCACAGATACGGATCCTATcagtcaaatttttaatttagattCATAATATCGACAACTGCACGAAATGTGAATCTACGTGTATATTTAATTAGATTGATCAGCACATCACAATGCTTAAACTTGCAATCCTAGAGAACCCTGAACGTCAAAATAATAGTTTTTACTGCAAAACGTGAACACTGCTGAATCTAGATAGTGCATTGATTTTCAAACACATTTTAGCCTCGAATTCATTTGCAAGAAAGTCATAATAGGACAGGACCTGAAAAacagagaatcaagaaaaccAAATGAACTGAGTACACTAATTTATGTTCAGCAGATGCTAATTTTagccaaacaaagaaagaaaaatagtcAATGAAGAAGTACTATAAATCCACTCACCAGGCATGTCCAATTCTGGCAATACACGAACCCCATGTTCCAGGCCAAATTCAACGATTCGCCTGACATCAGCTGGTGAGTATTGCATGTCAGACCCATAGGCTCCCTTAGCTGCTAGATCAGGTTCTAAAGGCAACAGCAAAGGGAATGAATGCGAGTCAGTGATGTGCCAATGAAAAACATTGAGCTTGTTGGCACTCATTGCTCCAATGGTCCTTAGGATGTCTTCAACTTTATAGTAGTTTCTCGAGGTATCCAGCATTATCCCTCTATAAGAAAAGATTGGCCAATCCTGCACCTCCACTCCAACAGCCACCCACGAGGGCTTACCCCACACAAGCTGGGAGAATGTCTCAAGACCCCTCATAGCACCCCATACTGTCTCGGCAATCAGGCTAGCTTTGTCACCTGAGGTGGGGATGCTAAGGCTGTAGGATTCATTCACGCCATGGCTGAGAGGAGCAGCTAGATCATTGACCAATACAACCAGAGTTTGCAAAGTGGGGCCATTTGTCATGTTGACATGCTGATTGGAAAGAGGATGGAAATGCTCGGAGAGAATGAGATTAAGGTAGCGGTTAACAGAAGTTGAGAGGTATTGGTGATGGGGAGATTCGATGGTAAAAGAAGGAGAAAGTAAGGTCGCTTGTTGAGTTGGCCATGAAAATGCTCTTGGTTTTGGCCATACACTGATTGCAGTACACTCGACAGATAAGATGGGAGAGCATACTAAAAACATGGTGATGAAAGTGATCAAAATTTGAGTGCCTTTAGTCCACTTAGGAGCAGGGCCATCACTCTGCTCATCCATATTAGTCTCTGGATCAAAACGAATCATCTAGCAGCAGCAAATGACAGCAGCTGCAAGAAAGACACGATTTTAACTACTGAAGGTAGCGTACTGTTAAGGTTGCCAAGATAAGTGAAGGAACTGtccattttcaaattaaaatacaaaaagggATTAATTCAGAATATGAATCGAACGATCACCATATATTCAAAATAACTTTAAGAATAATGCGGAAAAGTGAATTGGAGAATTTTCTGTATATTTCGATCTATACTATAATGGAGAGTAAATCAGACTATTTAAAGGTTTAATTAGATGACTATCTAACATAACATATCAATcaaaatatgcacaatcaaaagGACATATGTGCAATCTTGAGAGATTCAGAGAATCAACAAAATTATCAGAATTTCTCTAACGAAATTATCCTGGAGAAATACCTAATTATCTCTTACAAGGAGCAAAGGAGACAGTAAACTGAAAGCATTTACTTCATCTTACGTGACCAAATTCACTTCTGCAAATTCCAAGAGCCAAAACAGACGACCCACGTGGAGAACAATGGACCGCTAGCCAGAGGAGTAAAACATGGCATTTGAAACAGAACTCCCCCTTCTAAATACtgggaaaaaggaggaaagacGAAATCACACCAGCATCAACGAGAATGGATACGGCAAGTACGAATCAAGAAGACAGAAATCAATTGAAGATGCAAGAGATAGCGAAGCACAAGATGTAGAATTACACCAAGAATGAAAAGGTCGAAGCTTTACCTTCCACGAGTGCTCGGACACGCAAATGCAAGCAGAAAACAGCCACATTTATAAGAACCCACTTAGAGGGACGACGATCTCAGTGCATATAACAAAAGGAATCCCTCGACGGACCGGCTAGAGATTGTCTCCGCCATCTGTCTCTGCCGCAAGAGCTCTTTCCGCGTCCTTCACCATCAAAATAAACTATGATTCCTCATATTTCTCGGCCCTCTTGGACTTTTCTCCGTGTCGCTTCTGCCTCCGCAGCGATCGCTGGTCGAATTCTTTAAGCCAATTCGCCCCCTCCTCTCTGGAATTGACGCCATATGGTCTCTTCCCCTTGTCTTATTCCTCGCGCTTCGCTCTGCTGAAAAATTTGGACtctgaagagagaaagagagagagactgatgACGACTCACGCTGAAAAAATACGTTGCCCCCGCGGCGGATGAGAGGACCTGGAATTTCCAGCAAAAGTAGGCTCTCAGTATTCGCGCGGCCTGTCACAAAGAACCTGTCGGaattcatcttgaattgaattttttcttttcgcggaaaatattataattcccaaaaacattttttagaaattatttttcagaaaaatgattttattttctggTATTCGGTCGAAATCTAAACTTtgaatggaaattattttcatcgttcgttagttaatttaattgtttggaaaaaaattatcaaaaattgaattttaatattattaattgatcaaaaattagtttttaaatgaatttttaagtatttgtatttttaaaaatcggaatttttattcttttttctttctttctttttttttttccttttttttttccttcctcattcctcctccttcttcctcctctttcctccaCCGCCACATGTCTAACGATGGCCGGCTGCCCGACGACCGATCAAAGACCCgatcgccagatccggcgagatCGAGGCTCAGCCGATCTCGCTCAAGCTCGCCAGAGTTTCACCAGGCTCTGGCAATCcacgagctcgccagatctaaTGGTGAAACTCGGGCTCACTTAGATCGGAGCTCGAGCTCCACCGCGATCTAGTGAactcgggcgaggctcgagccctaCCTagctcgccagatttggcgagccgcgagctccgccccAGGCCAGTGAGAGCTCTGCCTCACTCGATCTAGTGAGGCCCAAGCTCGTCTTCGCCAGATTGGGTTAAGTgaagcctcgccggccaagggcGAGGCTCGAGCAAGCTTGCGGACAAGGGGACGCTCCACCGCTACTGATCGTCAGCGTCGaaggaggacgaggacgagaTCAGAAACCCAGGCTTCGTGAGGGCAAAGATCCAACACTGACGGATGAGGGGGGATGCTTCGCCACTACTGATCGTCGatgtcgaaggaggaggagatgagaTCAGAAGGCTTTCGTGAGAAAAAGGGCAGAAATGAGTAAGGAAAAAGCAGCGTGCGACAGCGCGTGCGTAAGgatgggaaaatgatttcctattttcaaaagatgaaatcattttccacaatctGATGGGGAGTTTTCCATTgaccaaaaaacattttctttgaccatttatttttcatcatccgaacattgaaaattcagaaaaatattttcttgaaagttgttttccgcgaaacgaatggaCCCTAAATAACAATATACTTTTGACTTCTACCCCTTTCGAAGCCGTCAATAGTTTAGTGTTAGTGATTACTATTATAATGATATGGACTTCCTACAACGTATTGGCACATCTTGGATTTGTAAAATACTCTTTTGTACTCGGGACTGTGTAATTCTGTAGTATATTGACTCATTTCTGAcatccttattttattttatcttggcAGGCCaatagattaaattaataatcttGCCAGTACAAAGTACAATCAAAAGATATGTTTATCATTGACAAATCATGAGTAGAGACGAAGTGACCAGAGATGGAGACGGCCTCCTATCGACTTTTTTAATCGAAGCAAGTCTCGAACATCGACAATTCATCGAGTTGAGATCATCGCTCATTGGGTCAAATTAGGGACAGTCATTCAAAAAATAGGACTGTTGTCGGCCTACATGATCTTTTCCAATAGGAGCAGTCGAAGCGCGTGGAGCATTGGCTGCTTCGGGCACGTTGTTGTGTCTAGCCATAGCGCTTACAAGAAGTGCACCTAGTGCAAAAGCCATGCGATACGGGGCAACATGGGATTCACCGAAAACCCTGAAATATAAGAGATAAGATACTTGAAAGTTTTGTATTAACTTTGCAAGTTACTGTGACTAACAAACGAATAGGAGaatgaagaaataatttttgtctATGGCGATCATAACAACCATTAGCAAAGGAAAACCATGAAGGTTATGTATGTCTTTTTACTTATGGATCTTAATGGAATAGGCTTTCTATTGGAAATTTGTCTTTCCTTATCCCACGTAGGAAAGTTGAAAAGAGATAAACCAATTAATAAGTGTAAGACTTCTTTAATACtttaaagaaaagattgaaTATAAACTAAACATCACCATACCTATGTATGGGTGTGCGATTATTAGACACACTTAGCACAAGCGTGCCCAtgatttaattagcactaatccttttaaatttatttttattttattccgtacaattatcttattaactttaataagttcaaatgttgtttttgtttattaagtatttttggaaattatgaaaattcaaatttttatttattgaaaaagattattatttttgttatcccaaatttttatatttttgttttttcaatatAACCTTTGGAAATAATACTGCGTTTAGTTTGCAACTTTTCACGAaatgttgcatttgttcatttttcaacttcttccgaAGGGACACCCACTAacccctttatttttatttttacttttattttattctgtacgattatcttattaacttttattagttcaaaagttgtttttatttattaagtatttttggaaattacgAAAATtcgcaattttatttattaaaaaaggttattattattattattattattattattattattattattattattattattattattattattattattattattttctattattccaaatttgtaTATTTGTGTTTCTTTACACAAAGGGttacatttgttcatttttcttcttcggaGGAACACCCACTAACccctttatttttacttttattttattccgtattgttatcttattaatttttattagttcaaaggttgtttttgtttattaagtttttttttggaaattatgaaaattgaaattccatttactaaaaaagattattattttttattattcctaatttttatatttgtatttttcaagacAACATTTGAAAATGATACTCGTTCAATTTGCAACCTTTCACAAAAGGttgcatttattcattttcaacttCTTCCGAAGGGACatctttgtttattttgcaatttttttccgAAAGGATGcatttgttaaataaaaataaaggggtTAGAGCTAATTAAACCATATGCGCCCAAGTACTAAGTGCGCCTAATAATCGCGTAATTATTTACGCACCCACACgtgggtatggtggggtctagttcacacccaactttttcttttaacaCACTAAagaagtcttaaactttttaattagcCCATCTCCTCCCAACTTTCTTATGTGGGACAAGGAAAAGcacatttaatttgttttacgAACAAACTTCTAACACTTTCCAATTCGAGAAGTACGCATCTGCCAGCACCCATTTCTATCAATGTCTATACAAGAACTAACAACAAAAGGTTTAGAAGAAATCCTTGAATTGGCCTGTGTATATTTACTCAAATTCAAATCCTAAATGGGACAGATATAGCAAATTATACCCTTGAGCCTAAGCACAATCATATAAACAAGTTAAGTAAATCAAATATaggaacaagaaaagagaaaatgctcAATCGATTTATAGTGTTTCAGCCCAAACTTGGTGCCTACATCTACTTCCTAAGCTTTACCAGGAGTTAAAATCCGCTATCTCAAAAAGGAAATTACAATTTGGTTAAGGAGGAGCCTATCCAAATACTCCAGCACAACTCGAATTCATAACTGGTATATGGGAGTGTCTCTCAATAGACAATAGCAAGCCCTTTGCACGACTGTTTCAGCAATCTCCAACAGAATACATGTGTTTTGCCCACTTAAACAAACTCAAGAGACCTCACTGCGCAGAATATTCTAACCCAAAGGTAGCCATTGAAGCTTCAAAAACAGTTTACAGAAACAAAGTCAGTCGACTGGCGTGAGGGGCAAGAATAAGAAGGTGGAAAAGAACTTGGCATCCATGGCTGAACTGATGAACGCGCACTCTTTTAGCAGAGAATGAGTAATGAATGAATGTTATTTGCGCTGTTGCACGGATCGAAGGAGCTCTATTTGCGGAAATTGAAATGGTCGTGCATGGAAGAAACGGCCCGTACGGTACTGATAGACAACGACCACATCTCTTCGCGAAGGACGCGTAAAGACTGGGAAATCGAGGAAAGAAACCCTGAGAGTATGGTACTACAAGACAACGACCTTTACTAGGTCTTTGAGAAGAAGAAGTATGCGACTGGGAACAGAAGAAGCAACAAACTCAATTGTTAATCCTCTGTATTTCATAGGAAAAGCCTTGCAGACATTGACCTGATCTTTGATCCCCACTTACCGTTCAAGCATTGTATAATTCAAAAGTATCAACACATGGTATTCTTATATCGCATGCGAGAAGTCACAAATGCCATGTAGGTACCTTCTACTTTCATTAAGAGACAATAATAGAAATAGTCTCTAAATTTTGACAcaatgtgcaatgtcatccctaaacttttaatttattcaacataGCCCATGAACTATTAGtaattgttcaatgtaatccttcAATTTTACATAATTTAGGGATTAATATTTACTAACAGTTTatggaccacattgaacaaattaaaagttcaataaGAACATTACACATTGAGCCAAAGTTTAAGGATCGTGTTAACCAAATTACAAGTTTAGTGATGATATTGCACATTAGATAAACGTTAAGGACCATTGTGTTATTTTCCCTCTCATTAAACATGTAGTATACAACAATGATAGTGCAAATCAAAGTACAAGGAAACGTGTTTTTTTGGTGAGACCTACTTTGAATTCTATATCTTCTTAGGCGATTAACTTAGGGGGGAATTCCAAATAAAGGTTTGAAGTACTTTCATGTTATTAAATAATGGCTCGAAGTAGATTTTGTTTCaactaaggacctgaaatgccctcgttttcttaaataaaatcatgaagtgaatattgtttcaaatagggGTTTGAAGTAGCCATATTAGTCTCAAAGAAGAGCCTGAACTCAATGGCTAGTGAAGGGgatttttgtcttttaattttgtaaactatttttccttttttctttctttttcttgtttcattctctccatatatgagagagagagagagagagagagaggccctCTAGTGGCCATTGCCCCATCACCGGTGGGGTGGTGGCGATGGGGCAATGGCGATAGTCAACAGGGTCATTGGCGCTTGGGCAATGGTCAACGACTGTCACTAGAATCGGGAGAGGTTCCACATTTATTGCCCCgatctgggtgagggccacCAATACTTGTGCCCATGGttgtatttttgctttttttttaacaaaagctctaatttaattttaattttaatataaattgtCTTTGTATGGAAATACCCTCGATCAACCAAAATATTTTACTGATTAGCGAGCTCGCAAgtttaagcccttatttgatcAGCCATAATTATTTCAGattattatttgtaatttttccttaACTTAATTTAGGATAAGGCAACGTTGAGATCACTAATTAATCATCAGTCTGCTATCATATGGAGCAACAGCCACCACCCCTTAGCATGTAATAGGCATGAAAACTTCTCAAAGTAAAATTACAAAAGGCTTTCCACCactgtggaaaaaaaaaattactatttatGAACTCCATATGTTTCCTAAATCGCGATTATAATGGAAAAACTCTATTGAGTTTGAAATAACAGCAACAATGTTTTGTGCATTGTGCTTTGTAAGTATCTCCCTATTACTTGCCATTAGCTCCACATGAAATTCGACGAAACAAGAtgaattttgagataaaattaCATTTCCTTTTAATACATTAACTAACACATTATATCGCGTGAGTATGTGTACTTTGTATCAATAGAGTATACAcaccaaattaattaatttcagatGATCGTTAAAAGATGAATGTTGGTTCCCGAGGTAATGAGTGTTCCAAAAATGAACTTCCCTTTGGGTCTATTTTGAATGACCCAAAAGCAGAAAATGTGTTTgatgtaaatttgtcacaaagaAGCGTTTGTCACGTTGATAGCAAAAggcattattcaaaattaaacGTCAATTTCAGTCTTCTATTTCACGAAATTGTGATTAATTCTTGAGTTTATAGCCTCAAAATGGCCTAAACAACATGCGTGACTTAGGTAAGTCATTTATTTTGGTAACGTTCAGCCTAACATCCTTCACTTAATCTGCTCAAGCAAAAGGCCGCATGGATACTCTAACCTAATCAAACGCCGTACAAGGTTTTGATTCCCTGAACATCATCGCCATGCAAGCTCTTTCTGAATCTGGGACTTATGGTGGGATACATTATAGCCCCCGCGACTGAGCTATGTCCAAACCCAAGAAGATGGCCAATATCATGCAAAGCCACGGTCTCCATGTCGTACGAACCATGGACTGGACCCACGGACccttagaagaaaaaaagcctTGCC
The sequence above is drawn from the Eucalyptus grandis isolate ANBG69807.140 chromosome 11, ASM1654582v1, whole genome shotgun sequence genome and encodes:
- the LOC104426225 gene encoding beta-hexosaminidase 2: MIRFDPETNMDEQSDGPAPKWTKGTQILITFITMFLVCSPILSVECTAISVWPKPRAFSWPTQQATLLSPSFTIESPHHQYLSTSVNRYLNLILSEHFHPLSNQHVNMTNGPTLQTLVVLVNDLAAPLSHGVNESYSLSIPTSGDKASLIAETVWGAMRGLETFSQLVWGKPSWVAVGVEVQDWPIFSYRGIMLDTSRNYYKVEDILRTIGAMSANKLNVFHWHITDSHSFPLLLPLEPDLAAKGAYGSDMQYSPADVRRIVEFGLEHGVRVLPELDMPGHTGSWAEAYPEIVSCANMFWWPEGSEWADRLASEPGTGHLNPLNPKTYQVLKNVIRDVVTLFPDQFYHAGADEIIPGCWKADPTIQAFLSSGGTLSQLLETFVNSTLPYILSLNRTAVYWEDVLLDPIIKVDKSLLPPEHTILQTWNNGPNNTKKIVSSGYRAIVSSSDFYYLDCGHGDFLGNDSQYDQPPGSNQGNGGSWCGPFKTWQTIYNYDITYGLTEEEATLVLGGEVALWSEQADPTVLDARIWPRASAVAESMWSGNRDKNGMKRYAEATDRLNEWRSRMVSRGIGAEPIQPLWCIRNPGMCDAFHPFV